One Thioclava electrotropha DNA segment encodes these proteins:
- a CDS encoding response regulator transcription factor yields the protein MAQRQVLLIEDEPHIAEAIRFILTRAGWTVSVLEDGARAMARIIGDPPDAIILDLMLPGRSGLEILADMRADAALRDLPVLMLSARGQGRDRDAATRAGATAFLAKPFANGDVLDQLEAITGGGAARREPA from the coding sequence ATGGCGCAAAGACAGGTGCTGTTGATCGAGGACGAGCCGCATATCGCGGAAGCGATCCGGTTCATCCTGACGCGTGCGGGCTGGACGGTGTCGGTGCTCGAAGACGGTGCGCGGGCAATGGCGCGCATCATTGGCGATCCGCCCGATGCAATCATCCTCGATCTGATGCTGCCGGGGCGCTCCGGTCTCGAAATCCTTGCCGATATGCGCGCGGATGCCGCGCTGCGCGATTTGCCCGTTCTGATGCTCAGCGCGCGCGGGCAGGGGCGCGACCGCGATGCCGCGACCCGCGCCGGGGCGACGGCCTTCCTCGCCAAGCCATTTGCCAATGGCGACGTGCTCGACCAGCTCGAAGCGATCACCGGCGGGGGCGCTGCGCGCCGGGAGCCCGCCTGA
- a CDS encoding DUF6691 family protein, whose product MRNFFAFLSGGLFGAGLLVAGMVDTKKVQGWLDVFGDWDPTLAFVMGGAVSVMFFVWIFAKRRETSMLGSPMPGPFPRLVDRNLVLGSLLFGAGWGLAGLCPGPAMGSLSFNGWEGWLFLIAMGVGMALAPRAKAWLSLLDRSTLEVPPCENGTKETPATSATRGA is encoded by the coding sequence ATGCGCAATTTCTTCGCATTCCTCTCGGGAGGGCTGTTCGGCGCGGGGCTTCTCGTGGCGGGCATGGTCGACACGAAAAAGGTGCAAGGCTGGCTCGACGTATTCGGCGATTGGGATCCGACGCTGGCCTTCGTGATGGGCGGCGCGGTGAGCGTGATGTTCTTCGTCTGGATCTTCGCGAAGCGCCGCGAAACCTCGATGCTGGGCTCGCCGATGCCGGGGCCATTTCCGAGGCTCGTGGACCGCAATCTCGTGCTCGGCTCGCTTCTGTTCGGCGCGGGTTGGGGCCTTGCGGGGCTGTGCCCCGGCCCCGCGATGGGCTCGCTGTCCTTCAATGGCTGGGAAGGCTGGCTGTTCCTGATCGCCATGGGGGTCGGGATGGCGCTCGCACCGCGGGCGAAAGCGTGGCTGAGCCTGTTGGATCGCAGCACGCTGGAAGTGCCGCCCTGCGAGAACGGGACCAAAGAGACGCCCGCGACCTCGGCGACGCGCGGCGCATAA
- a CDS encoding FliM/FliN family flagellar motor switch protein, which yields MEAMVHERETSVLRRKTEAAKAVAGAAPITPARAITLALSKVAQDMLELPLQVASIEEATRSLADLPEMLEDLSLLAMIEGPGEALGVLALPPATLATLIEMQTMGRFGKTMPAPRKPTRIDAAIAADFVDAVLAEIEEGLISDPAISWAGGFRFASHLDDPRPLGLLLEDVSYRVWTAQLGFGTGGERSGGFLWAVPREGRGAAMRRTASAAAENVVGGAGPQAESFIPEDPARDWSDTFERSILAASAQLEAVLHRVTLPLSAVLTLRPGTEIPIPEDALEKITLEAQGRRKLSLARLGQSHGLRALRLREEDEAANGVGRGADVFDAGAPPYAEAPTLDAVPGLSSLGDPLDPAYNPEEGVDAAQAPEPRGLDGLEPDMDFGEPLDLDALSSTEDDALPPLKIQSGM from the coding sequence ATGGAGGCCATGGTTCACGAGCGCGAGACATCGGTGCTGCGGCGTAAGACCGAGGCGGCGAAGGCGGTTGCGGGCGCGGCCCCGATTACGCCTGCGCGCGCGATCACGCTCGCGCTGTCCAAGGTCGCGCAGGATATGCTCGAACTGCCGCTGCAGGTCGCCTCGATCGAGGAGGCGACGCGGTCACTCGCCGATCTGCCCGAGATGCTCGAAGATCTGTCGCTGCTTGCGATGATCGAAGGGCCGGGGGAGGCGCTTGGCGTGCTAGCCTTGCCGCCTGCCACCTTGGCCACGCTGATCGAGATGCAGACGATGGGGCGGTTCGGCAAGACCATGCCTGCTCCGCGCAAACCCACCCGGATCGATGCCGCCATCGCCGCCGATTTCGTCGATGCGGTGCTGGCCGAGATCGAGGAGGGTTTGATCAGTGACCCGGCGATTTCCTGGGCTGGGGGCTTCCGTTTCGCCTCGCATCTCGACGATCCCCGGCCGCTTGGTCTACTGCTGGAAGATGTCAGCTACCGCGTCTGGACGGCGCAGCTTGGCTTCGGCACTGGGGGCGAACGCAGCGGCGGCTTCCTTTGGGCGGTTCCGCGCGAAGGGCGGGGCGCCGCGATGCGCCGCACGGCGTCTGCGGCGGCCGAGAATGTGGTGGGCGGTGCGGGGCCGCAGGCGGAAAGCTTCATCCCCGAAGACCCCGCGCGGGACTGGTCCGACACGTTCGAACGCTCCATTTTGGCGGCCTCCGCGCAGCTCGAAGCGGTCCTGCACCGCGTCACGCTGCCGCTTTCTGCCGTGCTGACACTGCGCCCCGGCACCGAGATCCCGATCCCGGAGGACGCGTTGGAGAAAATCACGCTCGAGGCGCAGGGACGGCGCAAGCTCTCGCTCGCCCGTCTCGGCCAGAGCCACGGGCTACGTGCGCTGCGCCTGCGCGAGGAAGACGAGGCGGCAAATGGCGTTGGCCGGGGGGCGGACGTTTTCGATGCCGGGGCGCCGCCCTATGCGGAGGCCCCGACGCTCGACGCGGTGCCGGGCCTGTCCAGCCTCGGCGACCCGCTCGATCCGGCCTATAATCCGGAGGAGGGCGTCGATGCCGCCCAGGCGCCCGAGCCGCGCGGGTTGGACGGGCTTGAGCCCGACATGGATTTTGGCGAGCCACTCGATCTTGATGCGCTCTCCTCGACGGAAGACGACGCGCTGCCGCCGCTCAAGATCCAATCGGGCATGTGA
- a CDS encoding ATP-binding protein encodes MPFNNLVAVCLTYVIVLFSVAFVAERRAQRRRLRFLRSPVIYTLSLSIYCTAWTFYGAVGYAARSGLEFLTIYLGPTLVFVGWWWVLRKLVRIGRTHRVTSIADLISSRYGKSNTLGVIVTLMSVAAATPYIALQLQSVTLSFGVFAAGTPEGWALPDQGATALWIAGGLAIFTILFGTRNLDANERHHGVVTAIALEAVVKLVALVAVGVFVVWGLGGGPMDMLSRIDASKIAEWDLHPGRFAGLTFVSAAAILTLPRMFQVLVVENVDERHLATASWAFPAYLMLMSLFVVPIAVMGLERMPEGANPDLFVLTLPLSEGQGKLALLAFLGGFSSATSMVIVAAIALATMVSNHIVTPLWLALRREGPRAQGDVRGLVLMSRRVSIIAVLAMGYAYYRMSGGSEALAAIGLIAFVGAAQVLPALIGGIFWRGATHVGAAAGLVIGFALWAYTLFLPSVGDAGLIPQIVLDHGLFGFEWLRPHALFGIAGLDPLLHALFWSLLFNTLAFLVFSMLSFPGPMERLQGVAFVNIYDQSPAARSWVQGGAEAEDLLSMSQRILGAEPAQHFFQAQAAGQGKAGFLPDTTPDFLARLERKLAGSVGASTAHAMIAQLTGGTSVSMQDLIAVAGETAEAKEYTARLEAKSEELARVARALREANDKLQDLSVQKDSFLSQISHELRTPMTSIRAFSEILMEPDLPDSMRAQYAEIIHEEARRLTRLLDDLLDLSVLENRRAQLNVSVANLHDLINRAVQSASSTQPERAFRIERDFPTEHMPIFTDADRLVQVMINLISNARKYCDAEKAVLRIEVKRRGKRVQIDFIDNGAGIPKKSQKLIFEKFARLTDQSRAGSAGLGLAICREIMTNLGGTIDYVPGQGGAAFRISLPLRRSDQHAPSDQPPESAALSR; translated from the coding sequence ATGCCCTTCAATAATCTCGTCGCGGTCTGCCTCACCTATGTGATCGTGCTCTTCTCGGTGGCGTTCGTGGCCGAACGCCGCGCGCAGCGCCGCCGCCTGCGCTTCCTGCGCTCGCCGGTGATCTACACGCTGTCGCTGTCGATCTATTGCACCGCCTGGACCTTCTACGGCGCGGTCGGCTACGCGGCGCGCTCGGGGCTGGAATTCCTGACGATCTATCTTGGCCCGACGCTGGTCTTCGTCGGCTGGTGGTGGGTGCTGCGCAAGCTGGTGCGGATCGGGCGCACCCATCGCGTGACCTCTATCGCGGACCTGATTTCCAGCCGCTACGGCAAGTCGAATACGCTGGGCGTCATCGTCACGCTGATGTCGGTCGCCGCCGCCACGCCCTACATCGCGCTGCAACTGCAATCGGTGACGCTGAGCTTCGGCGTCTTCGCGGCTGGCACGCCCGAGGGCTGGGCGCTGCCCGACCAAGGGGCGACGGCGCTGTGGATCGCGGGCGGGCTTGCGATCTTCACCATCCTCTTCGGCACCCGCAACCTCGACGCCAACGAGCGGCACCACGGCGTCGTCACCGCGATTGCGCTGGAGGCGGTGGTCAAGCTGGTCGCGCTTGTCGCGGTGGGCGTCTTCGTCGTCTGGGGGCTGGGTGGCGGGCCTATGGACATGCTCTCGCGGATCGACGCTTCGAAGATCGCGGAATGGGATCTCCATCCGGGACGTTTCGCGGGGCTGACCTTCGTCTCCGCGGCCGCGATCTTGACCTTGCCGCGCATGTTTCAGGTGCTGGTCGTCGAGAATGTCGACGAGCGGCACCTCGCGACCGCAAGCTGGGCGTTTCCGGCCTATCTGATGCTGATGAGCCTCTTCGTCGTGCCGATCGCGGTGATGGGGCTGGAGCGGATGCCCGAGGGCGCGAACCCCGATCTGTTCGTGCTGACGTTGCCGCTGTCGGAGGGGCAGGGGAAGCTGGCGCTGCTGGCCTTCCTCGGCGGGTTTTCCTCGGCCACCTCGATGGTGATCGTCGCCGCGATTGCGCTCGCGACGATGGTCTCGAACCATATCGTAACGCCGCTGTGGCTGGCTCTGCGCCGGGAGGGGCCGCGCGCTCAGGGTGATGTGCGTGGGCTGGTTCTGATGTCGCGCCGGGTCTCGATCATCGCGGTGCTCGCGATGGGCTATGCCTATTACCGGATGTCGGGCGGCTCCGAGGCGCTGGCGGCGATCGGCCTGATCGCCTTCGTGGGCGCGGCTCAAGTGCTTCCCGCGCTGATTGGCGGCATCTTCTGGCGCGGCGCGACCCATGTGGGGGCGGCGGCGGGGCTGGTGATCGGCTTCGCGCTCTGGGCCTATACGCTCTTTCTGCCCTCGGTGGGCGATGCCGGGCTGATACCGCAGATTGTTCTGGATCACGGGCTGTTCGGGTTCGAATGGCTGCGCCCGCATGCGCTGTTCGGGATCGCGGGGCTTGATCCGCTGCTGCATGCGCTGTTCTGGTCGCTGCTGTTCAACACGCTGGCCTTTCTAGTCTTCTCGATGCTGTCCTTCCCCGGCCCGATGGAGCGGCTGCAGGGCGTGGCCTTCGTCAATATCTACGATCAAAGCCCCGCCGCGCGCTCTTGGGTGCAAGGCGGTGCCGAGGCCGAGGATCTGCTGTCGATGTCCCAGCGTATTCTGGGCGCCGAGCCTGCGCAGCATTTCTTTCAGGCGCAGGCGGCGGGGCAGGGCAAGGCCGGGTTCCTGCCCGACACCACGCCCGATTTTCTCGCCCGGCTGGAGCGGAAACTGGCGGGCTCGGTCGGGGCGTCGACGGCGCATGCGATGATCGCGCAACTGACCGGGGGCACCTCGGTGTCGATGCAGGACCTGATCGCCGTGGCGGGCGAGACGGCGGAGGCCAAGGAATACACCGCGCGGCTCGAGGCGAAGTCCGAGGAACTGGCCCGGGTGGCGCGGGCGCTGCGCGAGGCCAATGACAAGCTGCAGGACCTGTCGGTGCAGAAGGACAGCTTCCTCAGCCAGATCAGCCACGAGCTGCGCACGCCGATGACCTCGATCCGCGCCTTCTCGGAAATCCTGATGGAGCCAGATCTGCCGGACTCGATGCGCGCGCAATATGCCGAGATCATCCATGAGGAAGCGCGCCGCCTGACGCGTCTGCTCGACGATCTGCTCGATCTCTCCGTGCTGGAAAACCGCCGCGCGCAGCTCAATGTCTCGGTCGCCAATCTTCACGATCTGATCAATCGCGCGGTGCAATCGGCCTCCTCGACCCAGCCCGAGCGCGCCTTCCGCATCGAGCGCGATTTCCCGACCGAGCATATGCCGATCTTCACCGATGCCGATCGGCTGGTGCAGGTGATGATCAACCTCATCTCGAACGCGCGGAAGTATTGCGATGCCGAGAAGGCGGTGCTGCGGATCGAGGTGAAGCGCCGGGGCAAGCGCGTGCAGATCGACTTCATCGACAACGGCGCGGGCATTCCGAAGAAGAGCCAGAAGCTGATCTTCGAGAAATTCGCCCGCCTGACCGATCAAAGCCGCGCCGGCAGCGCGGGCCTCGGCCTCGCGATCTGCCGCGAGATCATGACCAATCTCGGCGGCACGATCGATTACGTGCCCGGGCAGGGCGGGGCCGCATTCCGTATCAGTCTGCCGCTGAGGCGCAGCGATCAGCACGCGCCCTCCGATCAGCCGCCCGAGAGCGCGGCCCTTTCTCGCTAA
- a CDS encoding YeeE/YedE family protein has protein sequence MHQDWIWGLVGGLMIGAGAGLFLLVNGRIMGASGIIGGLVDGSGRETVSERVAFLGGLIAVPPLLVPLYTTVDTHMTSSVWVIVAAGLMVGLGTRIANGCTSGHGVCGISRFSLRGIVATAFYLLGGALVLVIFRHFLGVI, from the coding sequence ATGCATCAAGATTGGATTTGGGGCCTCGTCGGAGGCCTGATGATTGGCGCGGGCGCGGGCCTGTTTCTGCTGGTCAACGGACGGATCATGGGCGCAAGCGGCATTATCGGCGGGCTGGTCGACGGCTCGGGCCGCGAGACCGTGTCCGAGCGCGTGGCCTTCCTCGGCGGGCTGATCGCGGTGCCACCGCTTCTCGTGCCGCTTTACACAACAGTCGACACCCATATGACCAGTTCAGTCTGGGTGATCGTAGCCGCAGGCCTGATGGTGGGCCTGGGCACGCGGATCGCGAATGGCTGCACCTCGGGCCATGGCGTCTGCGGCATCTCGCGATTTTCGCTGCGCGGGATCGTCGCCACCGCCTTCTACCTGCTCGGCGGTGCGCTGGTCCTCGTGATCTTCCGGCATTTTCTGGGAGTGATCTGA
- a CDS encoding helix-turn-helix transcriptional regulator, with protein MARSPLTGTRIRERRNALGLKQAELARASRISAAYLNLIEHNRRRVSDALIERIAGAMGVDPVTLGEGAEGALFAGLREAVASLELAETGGGNSAGSASQAAPDLERIEEFVGRFPAWAALLVNRQARLAELERVVETYAERMAQDPFLLTSLHEVLSAVTSLRSTAAILVETEDIEPEWRARFLNTIQEESLRLSGTAEALVGYLDEMETAETGLSSPQEQLEAWLEARGWHFPELEGGGTDPAELIAGAPELASSAARELARGHLQRQAEDARALPLDPVLAALAELGPDPGALAARFAVPLAQVLRRLAALPAGAPGLGQPGLVVCDGSGTLTFRRAAPGFLLPRFAAACPLWPLYEALARPMQPIRALVDMAGRLPQRFLTYAVSEPRPTGFDGPVLMRATMLILPAPAQSADAPARPIGASCRICPRGECPGRREPSIVADASAGRA; from the coding sequence ATGGCCCGTTCCCCGCTGACCGGCACCCGCATCCGCGAGCGGCGCAATGCGCTTGGCTTGAAACAGGCCGAACTGGCGCGGGCCTCCAGGATTTCGGCCGCCTATCTCAACCTGATCGAACACAACCGCCGCCGGGTCAGCGATGCCCTGATCGAGCGGATCGCAGGCGCGATGGGCGTCGATCCGGTCACGCTGGGCGAGGGGGCGGAAGGCGCGCTGTTCGCCGGGCTGCGCGAAGCGGTCGCGTCGCTGGAACTGGCCGAGACAGGCGGCGGCAATAGCGCGGGCAGTGCCAGTCAGGCCGCGCCCGATCTCGAGCGGATCGAGGAATTCGTCGGTCGCTTTCCCGCATGGGCCGCGCTTCTGGTGAACCGTCAGGCGCGGCTGGCCGAGCTGGAGCGCGTGGTCGAAACCTATGCCGAGCGGATGGCGCAGGACCCGTTCCTGCTGACCTCGCTGCATGAGGTGCTCTCGGCGGTGACCTCGCTGCGCTCCACCGCCGCGATCCTTGTCGAGACCGAGGATATCGAGCCGGAATGGCGCGCGCGGTTTCTCAACACGATCCAGGAGGAAAGCCTGCGCCTATCGGGAACGGCGGAGGCTCTGGTCGGCTATCTCGACGAGATGGAAACCGCCGAGACCGGCCTGTCCTCGCCGCAGGAGCAGTTGGAGGCGTGGCTCGAGGCGCGCGGCTGGCATTTCCCGGAACTGGAGGGAGGCGGGACCGATCCGGCCGAGCTGATCGCGGGCGCGCCGGAATTGGCGTCCTCGGCGGCCCGGGAACTGGCGCGCGGCCATCTGCAGAGGCAGGCGGAGGATGCGCGCGCCTTGCCGCTGGACCCGGTGCTGGCGGCTCTGGCCGAGCTCGGCCCCGATCCGGGCGCGCTGGCTGCGCGCTTCGCCGTGCCGCTCGCGCAGGTGTTGCGGCGGCTCGCGGCGCTGCCTGCGGGCGCGCCGGGTCTGGGGCAACCGGGGCTGGTGGTCTGCGACGGCTCGGGCACGCTGACCTTCCGCCGCGCAGCCCCCGGTTTCCTGCTGCCGCGCTTCGCAGCCGCCTGTCCGCTCTGGCCGCTCTATGAGGCGCTCGCGCGGCCGATGCAGCCGATCCGGGCGCTGGTCGATATGGCGGGGCGCTTGCCGCAACGCTTCCTGACCTATGCCGTCTCCGAGCCGCGCCCGACGGGGTTCGACGGTCCGGTGCTGATGCGCGCCACCATGCTGATCCTGCCGGCGCCCGCGCAGAGCGCTGATGCGCCAGCGCGTCCGATCGGCGCGTCGTGCCGGATCTGTCCGCGTGGCGAGTGTCCTGGGCGGCGCGAGCCTTCGATCGTCGCGGATGCGTCGGCGGGGAGGGCGTGA